A region of the Chlamydia felis Fe/C-56 genome:
TTTCTTCCCCTTGAGGGAATTTTTTAATAAATGCAGAAGCTAAAGCTAAAGGGCAAGAAATCCCTAAAAGTGATGCTCTTTGAGATAGAAGAACCATCATACGTTTTTCTCTATCTGATGGCCATTCACCAAATAATGATAAAAAAATTGCCGAAGAGAATTCCTTCCTTAAAGATTGGTAACAAGATTGCTTTGTAGTAAACAACAATACAGTAAGATAGGGGTGGGGATTTTTAGCGTAGCGAATAAGAAAATCCCGAGTTTGCTGCGATAGCTTCTCTACTTGGAAAATAGTAATTACTTCTTTAGAGGGGAATAACCCGTAAGCTTCTGTCCATTTTGATAAGTCGCTAATCGTTAATCCTGAAGCATCAAACTCTTGAGTTTTCCCAGAAATAAGCAGCTCTATGCATACATCCTTATCCTCTTCAGAATTTGAACCAATGACTGTAAAAGAAGGAGTATTTTCCTTGTAAACTTTAGAAAAATCTTGGAAGCAAGTGTAGTCTTGCATCTCCTGAACCTCTTAGCACAGACATATTAGAGAACTTACTATACCTGTTGCCATTCTAACTGTACAGAGAGAGTCTATAGAATCCTAAGATGGAGACAAAAAAAAACGGTAAGAGAAGCATCTTCTTACCGTTCACCATCGCCTAACGAATCTTGTTCCTATCGAGCAACGAGTTTCATTAACTGTTGACGCCAGCCATGAGCTGTGCGAACACGGCTTTTAGAACCACATCTTCTTGTAGCAGAAGAAGAACACACACGCTTGCAAGCAGCTGTGTGTTTATGATGCTTGTGGCAAGTAGACAGTGCTGGTTTTGCTACTGCTTTTCTAGCAGCTGGCTTACGAGATGCTGCGGCTTTTTTAACAGCAGGCTTTCTAGTAGTAGCTGCTTTCTTAGCCACAGTTTTACGAGCTGTTGTAGTTTTTCTAACTGTTTTGCGAGCTGTGGTTTTCTTAGCAACTGTCTTACGAACTGTTTTTCTCACAGCAGGCTTGCGAGTCGCAACTTTTTTAGCAACTGGCTTGCGAGTTGTAGCTTTCTTAGCAGCTGGCTTACGAGATGCTGCGGCTTTTTTAACAGCAGGCTTTCTAGTAGTAGCTGCTTTCTTAGCTACAGTTTTACGAGCTGTTGTAGTTTTTCTAACTGTTTTGCGAGCTGTGGTTTTCTTAGCAACTGTCTTACGAACTGTCTTTCCAGCAGCAGCTTTTCTAGCAGGTTTTCGAACAGCTTTAGTAGCTGTTTTCTTGCTGCTACGTTTCTTTTGTACTCCTAACATTTTCATTTCCCCTAATTAGACAGGTAATTACTTATCCCATCTATCGGCAGGAAATTGAAAAAACTTTAATAAAACTCGAATTTATTTTTAATAATTTAAAAACAAAAACGAGTTATTAAACAGAAAGCGCTTAAAAAACAATTACTTAGACAAAAACTTTTCTATGTAATAAATAAGACAACGCACTCCAAAACCTGAAGCATATTTAGGATAGGGATCTTCATCCTTTTCACGATACGCGGTACCAGCGATGTCTAAATGAGCCCAAGCTACCGGCTGATCTTCAAGAAAACGTCTTAAGAAAAGAGCCGCAGTAATAGCCCCAGCACGGTTACTACCGATATTCTTCATATCAGCAATATCGGACTGCAAAGCTTTGTCATACTTTTCAACCAGTGGTAATCGCCATAAAGCTTCGCCAGTTTCTGCGGAAGCCTCGGAAAGATCCTGAGCTAATACATCATTATTAGAGAAGAAACCAGCAACACTCTCTCCCAAGGAGACAACCATTGCCCCTGTTAAAGTGGCAAAATCAATAATTCTTGTAGGCTTACAATATTTTAAAGCATAAGTTATTGCGTCTGCGAGTATTAGACGACCTTCGGCATCTGTACTTCCAATCTCTACAGATAATCCCGACATCCCTATATAGACATCTCCCATCTTATAGGAAGCACCGTCTATAGCATTTTCTGTAGCTGGGATAATCGCGGTCACATTCACAGGAAGTTCTAATGCGGCTACCCCAGAAAGAATTCCTAATGCTGTAGCAGCTCCTGCCATGTCTTCCTTCATGGTCAGCATAGCCTTGCCAGGTTTAAGGTCTAAACCACCAGAATCAAAAGTCACTCCTTTTCCGATAAGAACGGTATGATCTTTTGATTTTGGCTTACCTTGATAACTTAAAACAATAAAACAGGGGTCGACAGCTGATCCCTTGGCAACAGCTGCCAATAGCCCCATTTTCTCTTTAAGAATCGCATCTTTATTTAAAATCTTAGCGTCAACGCTTGGGAATTCCTTAGCCAATCCTTTTGCAATATTTGCCAATTTCTGAGGAGTCACCTCATCAGCATTACCATTCACGAGATCACGCGTCAAGTAAACGCCCTCAAAGATACTCTCTTCTTTTCTAAAGATTCTATCGGCAATCTTAGGGACTATTCCCAACACAGTGACCTTAGTCAATAAAGGCTCAGAACTTTGGCATTCCTTAGTATACTTAGGATAATTGTAATTTAAAGACAGAATTCCCGAAGTTAGATTAGATAAGAAATCCTCCGCAGAAATGCGCAACTCGGAAATTACAGGAAGCACGATATTTACTGTTGTACATTTTGCCTTACGCAATATACGAGTTGCTTTAGCATAAGCCTCTAAAACATCTTGAGAAGACAGCTCTTCGTTTTTTCCTAGTCCAAGAAGTAAAATACGCTTTTCCTTTCCCTGACCGTAGCTATAGATAAGCTCAGCCTCCCCAGTTTTCCCTGCAAAGTTTTCCAGAGCAACTTGATAAAGAGGTTCGTATTCTTCTACGATTGAAGCTGCACACCTAACCTTATCTTGAACCTGCCAAAAAGGAAGAACAATCGCATCAGCTTTAACACGTTTGCAACAAGACGCTTGAGAATGAAATAGAACCACGATTACCTCTTTATAAAAATCATTACTTTCGTTAGCCGTTAAAAAGGAACATCTTCAGACACGTATTGCTGACCTTGACCATAGCCGGCATACATATCCTTATCTGCTATAGCTTCAACATCTAAACTTTCTCCTTCAAATCCTACAGACACATTATCGTAAGATGTTTGAGAAGAGTGATCCTCAGATGATGGTGAACGAGTTTCGTTCCTGCTAAAAGGACTAAATTTAATTGTATCGACACTTATTACCAAAGAAGATTGAGGCGTTCCGTCCTTGCTCATGTAGCTCTCTACAGAGATATCCCCAGCAACAATTACTCCTGATCCTTTTTTTAAATAAGGGAGCATTTTGTCATAACGGTTATGCCACACATTACACTTGCACCATACAGTTTCGTCTTTGGTTCCCACACGAGATTTTACGCCTAAACGTAACACTACCACGCGCTTACCTTTTGAAGTCATTCTTTCTTCGGGATCTGCTCCCAAG
Encoded here:
- a CDS encoding DNA polymerase III subunit delta; the encoded protein is MQDYTCFQDFSKVYKENTPSFTVIGSNSEEDKDVCIELLISGKTQEFDASGLTISDLSKWTEAYGLFPSKEVITIFQVEKLSQQTRDFLIRYAKNPHPYLTVLLFTTKQSCYQSLRKEFSSAIFLSLFGEWPSDREKRMMVLLSQRASLLGISCPLALASAFIKKFPQGEEMHNLLGEFHKLLCCMGKKQTLEYSDIESFVVKKEQVSLWKLRDAVLQRNASESQALLQSLIYEQGEDPLGLIAFLRGQCLYGLRSLEEEVGDRKHRFFVAYGKERLYQALSHLFYAESVIKNNDQDPIIAVETLLIRMTHS
- a CDS encoding histone H1-like repetitive region-containing protein, which produces MLGVQKKRSSKKTATKAVRKPARKAAAGKTVRKTVAKKTTARKTVRKTTTARKTVAKKAATTRKPAVKKAAASRKPAAKKATTRKPVAKKVATRKPAVRKTVRKTVAKKTTARKTVRKTTTARKTVAKKAATTRKPAVKKAAASRKPAARKAVAKPALSTCHKHHKHTAACKRVCSSSATRRCGSKSRVRTAHGWRQQLMKLVAR
- a CDS encoding leucyl aminopeptidase, with amino-acid sequence MVLFHSQASCCKRVKADAIVLPFWQVQDKVRCAASIVEEYEPLYQVALENFAGKTGEAELIYSYGQGKEKRILLLGLGKNEELSSQDVLEAYAKATRILRKAKCTTVNIVLPVISELRISAEDFLSNLTSGILSLNYNYPKYTKECQSSEPLLTKVTVLGIVPKIADRIFRKEESIFEGVYLTRDLVNGNADEVTPQKLANIAKGLAKEFPSVDAKILNKDAILKEKMGLLAAVAKGSAVDPCFIVLSYQGKPKSKDHTVLIGKGVTFDSGGLDLKPGKAMLTMKEDMAGAATALGILSGVAALELPVNVTAIIPATENAIDGASYKMGDVYIGMSGLSVEIGSTDAEGRLILADAITYALKYCKPTRIIDFATLTGAMVVSLGESVAGFFSNNDVLAQDLSEASAETGEALWRLPLVEKYDKALQSDIADMKNIGSNRAGAITAALFLRRFLEDQPVAWAHLDIAGTAYREKDEDPYPKYASGFGVRCLIYYIEKFLSK
- a CDS encoding single-stranded DNA-binding protein, whose translation is MMFGYFIGYLGADPEERMTSKGKRVVVLRLGVKSRVGTKDETVWCKCNVWHNRYDKMLPYLKKGSGVIVAGDISVESYMSKDGTPQSSLVISVDTIKFSPFSRNETRSPSSEDHSSQTSYDNVSVGFEGESLDVEAIADKDMYAGYGQGQQYVSEDVPF